In Lewinellaceae bacterium, a single window of DNA contains:
- a CDS encoding helix-hairpin-helix domain-containing protein encodes MKRLFFFLLPFPSLPALAQVDSLQQPPDATQQVIEDFLQNTESEGDFDFNTVFEELQFYQENPIDLNEAGEEDLQSLQLLSDIQILELLNYRRMAGDLISIYELQAIPSFDLLTIRRILPYVTVDKGIDDYQLSIPRMLAEGQNELYLRWSRIAEEQKGYSPLEEGQTAQRYLGSPNQFYLRFKHSYSNKLSYGITAEKDRGEEFFAGSNKQGFDFYSAHLFIKDYNRTIKAIAIGDYAVSFGQGLILYSGFGAGKSSYVMNIKRSARVLRPYTSVNESNFQRGAAATLAFGEHLEVTALASHRRRDGNVLEPDTLDVEESIRQISSLGIAGLHRTDSEIADENALGQTTFGGRLRWKGDRGHIALNALYEQIDANLTLREQPYNRFYFSGDRLFNASLDYSFTFQNYNFFGETAMSDNGAIATLNGLLMGLDRKVDLAVLMRHFPRNYKALFPTPFAETTGARNETGLYLGLEVRPHRYWKLSAYFDAWHHPWLRFDADAPSRGYEYRARLTYFRKRNLEAYLEVRDETKERNIDKIGGKNNFTLPSRVFQTRLHLAKKVNKALELRSRIDIGFSENEINTTQRGFVIYQDVIFKPIGFPLSFTTRFALFDTDGFQARYYSFENNLLYAFSIPAYYNRGTRFYLNLRYRGIRNLTLEARVAQTYWRNQDSIGSGLDEVAGPRRTELGAQVKYRF; translated from the coding sequence ATGAAACGCCTTTTCTTTTTCCTTTTGCCCTTTCCTTCCCTGCCTGCCCTCGCCCAGGTAGACTCCCTGCAGCAACCGCCGGACGCTACCCAGCAGGTGATCGAAGACTTCCTTCAGAATACGGAGAGCGAAGGCGACTTCGACTTCAACACCGTCTTCGAAGAGTTGCAGTTCTACCAGGAAAACCCCATCGACCTGAATGAGGCCGGCGAGGAAGACCTGCAGAGCCTGCAACTGCTCTCTGATATTCAAATCCTGGAACTGCTCAACTACCGGCGCATGGCGGGCGACCTGATCTCCATCTACGAGCTGCAGGCCATCCCCAGCTTCGACTTGCTGACGATCCGGCGCATCCTGCCCTACGTCACCGTCGACAAAGGCATCGACGACTACCAGCTGTCCATACCCCGCATGCTGGCAGAAGGGCAAAACGAGCTGTACCTGCGATGGTCGCGCATTGCAGAGGAACAAAAAGGGTACAGCCCTCTGGAGGAAGGGCAAACGGCGCAGCGCTACCTGGGGAGCCCCAACCAGTTCTACCTGCGCTTCAAGCACTCCTACAGCAACAAGCTCAGCTACGGCATCACCGCCGAAAAAGACCGCGGGGAGGAATTCTTCGCCGGCAGCAACAAACAGGGGTTCGATTTTTACTCCGCCCACCTTTTTATCAAGGACTACAACCGCACCATCAAGGCCATCGCCATCGGCGACTACGCCGTGAGCTTCGGGCAGGGGCTTATCCTGTATTCCGGATTCGGGGCCGGCAAGAGCTCCTACGTGATGAACATCAAGCGCAGCGCCCGGGTGCTGCGGCCCTATACCTCCGTCAACGAATCCAACTTCCAGCGGGGCGCCGCCGCCACCCTGGCCTTCGGCGAACACCTGGAGGTCACCGCCCTGGCCTCCCACCGCCGGCGCGACGGCAACGTGCTGGAGCCCGACACTCTGGATGTAGAGGAATCCATCCGGCAAATCAGCTCCCTGGGCATCGCCGGCCTGCACCGCACCGACAGCGAGATCGCCGATGAGAACGCCCTCGGGCAAACCACTTTCGGCGGGCGCCTCCGCTGGAAAGGCGACCGGGGGCACATCGCCCTCAACGCACTCTACGAACAGATCGATGCCAACCTCACCCTGCGGGAGCAGCCCTACAACCGCTTCTACTTCAGCGGCGACCGCCTCTTCAACGCCAGCCTGGATTACAGCTTCACCTTCCAGAACTACAACTTCTTCGGCGAAACCGCCATGAGCGACAACGGCGCCATCGCCACCCTCAACGGCCTGCTGATGGGGCTGGACCGCAAGGTGGACCTGGCCGTGCTGATGCGCCATTTCCCGCGCAACTACAAGGCCCTCTTCCCTACCCCATTCGCCGAAACCACGGGCGCCCGCAACGAGACGGGCCTCTACCTCGGCCTGGAGGTGCGCCCCCACCGCTACTGGAAGCTCAGCGCCTACTTCGACGCCTGGCACCACCCCTGGCTGCGCTTCGACGCGGACGCCCCCTCCCGGGGCTACGAGTACCGCGCCCGCCTCACCTACTTCCGCAAGCGCAACCTGGAGGCCTACCTGGAAGTGCGCGACGAAACCAAGGAGAGGAACATCGACAAGATCGGCGGCAAAAACAACTTTACCCTGCCCAGCCGGGTGTTCCAAACCCGCCTGCACCTCGCCAAGAAGGTGAACAAAGCGCTGGAGCTGCGCAGCCGCATCGACATCGGCTTCTCGGAGAACGAGATCAACACCACCCAACGGGGCTTCGTCATCTACCAGGACGTGATCTTCAAGCCGATCGGCTTCCCGCTGTCCTTCACCACCCGTTTCGCCCTGTTCGACACCGACGGCTTCCAGGCGCGCTATTATTCCTTTGAGAACAACCTGCTGTACGCCTTTTCCATCCCCGCCTATTACAACCGGGGCACCCGCTTTTACCTCAACCTCCGCTACCGGGGCATCCGCAACCTCACCCTGGAGGCCCGCGTCGCGCAGACCTACTGGCGCAACCAGGACAGCATCGGCAGCGGCCTGGACGAGGTGGCCGGCCCGAGAAGGACGGAGTTGGGGGCGCAGGTGAAGTATAGGTTTTAA
- a CDS encoding ATP-binding protein — protein sequence MKYPIGIQDFGELRNGGYVYVDKTEHIHRIITGGKYFFLSRPRRFGKSLLLSTMKELYSGARELFEGLWIENNWDWKKQNPVIWLKFSSYSYQTKALDQAINEGLLLEAQRMGITLGEANYKSYLQELIVKAASNGKVVLLIDEYDKPIIDYLDDIPQAEANRDVLKNFYSILKDSDAYLELVFITGVSAFSKVSIFSDLNNLKNLSLHKDASALLGITSNELEAYFNSRIQQIAVHQKVEGEVLFERVKEWYNGYSWDGETKLYNPFSLLNFLDGEKFHNFWFATGTPTFLVKEMRKQQYYDIDRVEASESQLSAFDFQNLDPLTVLFQTGYLTIDGYDERFLVYRLRYPNQEVRFSLQQYLLNAYRGTMSGNALAPVIAITKALEAKDIGRVVETINTTFSSIPYDLWQRENEHFYHALVHLIFSLLGTYVQSEVHSAKGRCDALVQTGDYIYALEFKLDQPAAEALRQIRERGYLNPYVDSPKEKIAVGIGFSTEEKRVVDWGVEDFR from the coding sequence ATGAAGTATCCCATCGGCATACAGGACTTCGGAGAGCTGCGCAATGGCGGCTATGTCTACGTAGACAAAACGGAGCACATCCACCGGATCATTACAGGCGGGAAGTACTTTTTCCTCTCCCGCCCCCGGCGTTTTGGCAAGTCGCTGCTGCTTTCTACGATGAAGGAGCTGTACAGCGGCGCGCGGGAGCTGTTTGAGGGGCTATGGATTGAAAATAACTGGGATTGGAAGAAGCAGAACCCCGTGATCTGGCTGAAATTCAGCAGTTATTCCTATCAAACCAAAGCGCTTGACCAAGCGATTAACGAAGGCTTGCTGCTCGAAGCGCAACGCATGGGCATCACACTGGGAGAAGCCAACTACAAAAGTTACCTCCAGGAATTGATTGTCAAAGCCGCTTCCAATGGAAAAGTTGTCCTGCTCATCGACGAGTACGACAAACCCATCATCGATTACCTGGATGACATCCCCCAGGCAGAGGCCAACCGGGATGTGCTCAAAAATTTCTACTCCATACTCAAAGACAGCGACGCTTATCTGGAACTTGTTTTCATTACCGGCGTCTCGGCCTTCTCCAAAGTGAGTATTTTCTCGGACCTAAATAACCTGAAAAACCTGAGCCTTCATAAAGATGCATCAGCCTTGCTCGGCATCACGTCCAATGAACTGGAAGCCTATTTTAATTCCCGCATCCAGCAAATTGCAGTGCATCAAAAGGTGGAAGGTGAAGTTCTTTTCGAGAGGGTCAAAGAATGGTACAACGGCTATTCCTGGGATGGAGAAACTAAGCTGTATAACCCATTTTCATTGCTTAATTTCCTGGATGGGGAAAAGTTCCACAACTTTTGGTTCGCCACAGGCACGCCTACCTTCCTGGTCAAAGAGATGCGCAAACAGCAGTATTACGACATCGACCGGGTTGAAGCTTCCGAATCCCAGCTCTCCGCCTTCGATTTTCAAAATCTCGACCCCCTTACCGTGCTCTTCCAAACCGGCTACCTCACCATCGACGGGTACGACGAACGGTTTCTGGTGTACCGGCTCCGGTACCCGAACCAGGAAGTGCGCTTTTCCCTGCAGCAATACCTGCTCAATGCCTATCGGGGCACGATGTCCGGCAATGCGCTCGCCCCGGTTATCGCTATCACTAAAGCGCTGGAGGCGAAGGATATAGGTCGGGTCGTGGAGACGATCAACACCACCTTCAGCAGCATTCCCTACGATCTCTGGCAACGGGAGAACGAGCATTTTTACCACGCCCTGGTGCACCTGATCTTTTCGTTGCTGGGCACTTACGTGCAATCGGAAGTACACAGCGCCAAAGGCCGCTGCGATGCCCTGGTGCAAACCGGCGATTACATCTACGCCCTGGAGTTCAAGCTCGATCAACCGGCAGCGGAGGCGCTTCGGCAGATCCGGGAAAGAGGGTACCTCAATCCTTATGTGGATTCCCCCAAGGAGAAGATCGCGGTAGGGATTGGCTTTTCGACGGAGGAGAAAAGGGTGGTGGATTGGGGGGTGGAGGATTTTAGATGA
- a CDS encoding SprB repeat-containing protein, with amino-acid sequence MPTGENATIILPVAAAPQLDGAPLPIGTEIHAGTLRNGQWFCGGKVVWEANNTALIAYGEDGFEEGLQDGEAYRFRVLLPGGCLADSVSVIYEDNPGFQAGMYQADGISLVASLQAYTVRAEVNVLAPSCPGNNDGEAEVGLAIAGTPPYAYNWSGGQSEAVAGTLPPGPFSVTVTDITGCADTLHGTIETALLPIVQLPSDTVLCDADSLAVAPLLLEADSIVWNTGEMTAVILAENN; translated from the coding sequence GTGCCTACCGGCGAGAATGCAACCATTATCCTGCCGGTGGCTGCCGCTCCTCAGTTGGATGGAGCGCCATTGCCGATAGGGACAGAAATACACGCAGGCACTTTGCGTAATGGCCAGTGGTTTTGCGGCGGCAAAGTGGTCTGGGAAGCAAACAATACCGCTCTGATTGCTTATGGAGAAGATGGTTTTGAGGAAGGGCTGCAAGACGGCGAGGCCTACCGGTTCCGGGTATTGCTACCCGGCGGCTGCTTGGCCGATAGCGTATCCGTGATTTATGAAGACAATCCAGGTTTTCAGGCAGGAATGTATCAGGCCGATGGCATAAGCCTTGTAGCCAGCCTGCAGGCTTACACCGTTAGAGCAGAGGTGAATGTTCTTGCCCCCAGTTGCCCGGGAAACAACGATGGCGAAGCCGAAGTAGGGCTGGCCATCGCCGGCACCCCACCCTATGCTTACAATTGGAGCGGAGGGCAAAGCGAAGCCGTTGCCGGCACCTTGCCGCCTGGACCATTCAGCGTAACCGTCACTGATATTACCGGATGTGCAGACACCCTCCACGGCACCATTGAAACAGCGCTTCTGCCCATTGTGCAGTTGCCCTCTGACACTGTTTTGTGTGACGCGGACAGCCTGGCGGTAGCTCCCTTGCTGCTGGAAGCCGATTCAATTGTATGGAATACCGGCGAAATGACCGCCGTCATTCTTGCCGAAAACAATTGA
- a CDS encoding alpha/beta hydrolase: MTKLSNFEQLLGIIDADVQHHYIDAAGIRTSYLEAGSGPALVLLHGAGGGAVTWYKVIGPLSRHFRVIAFDRPGYGESEKPSAPYDKPFNTNWLLQATDRLGLKRFSLIGNSEGGSVGIHFSLNYPERLEKLILVGSAGLGDDWNKAIIFKMALYKLFPSPIWGDLLGRNVMQNPDDAHPAWHDYSTDVLKSKGGRRAFFQGRGRAVATYTDEELQAVRTPTLLIWGKDEAFFPVVHGERAARLIPGARLEVISGAGHLPFMEKPELFCRLVEGFLAPV, translated from the coding sequence ATGACCAAGCTCTCCAATTTCGAGCAACTGCTAGGCATCATCGATGCCGATGTTCAACACCATTACATCGACGCGGCGGGCATCCGAACGTCTTACCTGGAAGCCGGCTCAGGGCCTGCCCTGGTGCTATTGCACGGTGCCGGCGGCGGGGCAGTTACCTGGTACAAAGTAATCGGGCCCCTTAGCCGCCATTTTCGGGTCATTGCTTTTGACCGGCCCGGCTACGGAGAATCGGAAAAGCCCAGCGCGCCTTACGACAAGCCGTTCAATACCAACTGGCTGCTGCAGGCCACTGACCGGCTGGGCTTGAAAAGGTTTTCCCTGATCGGCAATTCCGAGGGTGGTTCCGTCGGCATCCACTTTTCGCTGAACTATCCGGAACGGCTGGAAAAGCTGATCCTGGTTGGGTCTGCGGGTTTGGGAGACGACTGGAACAAGGCCATTATTTTTAAAATGGCGCTCTACAAATTATTTCCCTCTCCGATTTGGGGCGACCTGCTGGGGCGCAACGTAATGCAAAACCCGGACGACGCTCACCCGGCCTGGCACGACTACTCCACCGATGTGCTGAAGAGCAAAGGCGGCCGCCGGGCCTTCTTTCAGGGGCGGGGCCGCGCCGTTGCTACCTACACCGATGAAGAATTGCAAGCAGTGCGGACACCCACTCTGCTGATATGGGGCAAAGACGAGGCCTTCTTTCCGGTCGTTCACGGCGAGCGGGCCGCCCGGCTGATCCCCGGCGCCCGCCTGGAGGTCATCTCCGGGGCGGGCCATTTGCCGTTTATGGAAAAACCGGAGTTGTTCTGCCGACTGGTAGAAGGATTTCTAGCGCCAGTGTAA
- a CDS encoding HD domain-containing protein, with translation MTRDEACALLAEMTETESLLRHARTVELVMRALARHFGEDEEKFAVTGLLHDADYEKYPDQHPGIIVARLQERGEEEIAYAIAGHYTKWNVARNSLLDKCIVAADELTGFIYAAALIRPTRIEGMNAKSVLKKLKTKSFAASVDREEVRKGAELLGWELRELIDFIIPVLEEHKVELELAAD, from the coding sequence ATGACCCGCGACGAAGCCTGCGCCCTGCTCGCCGAAATGACCGAAACCGAGTCTCTCCTGCGCCACGCCCGAACGGTGGAATTGGTGATGCGTGCCCTGGCCCGGCACTTTGGGGAAGACGAGGAAAAATTTGCCGTCACCGGCCTGTTGCACGATGCGGACTATGAAAAGTATCCCGATCAGCACCCCGGTATCATTGTCGCCCGCCTACAGGAAAGGGGGGAGGAGGAGATCGCTTACGCCATTGCCGGGCACTATACGAAGTGGAATGTGGCCCGCAATTCCCTGCTGGACAAATGCATCGTTGCTGCCGATGAGTTGACGGGCTTTATCTACGCGGCTGCCCTTATCCGCCCCACGCGCATCGAAGGAATGAATGCAAAATCCGTCCTGAAAAAGTTGAAAACCAAGTCCTTCGCTGCCAGCGTCGACCGGGAGGAGGTCCGAAAAGGGGCGGAGCTGCTGGGCTGGGAGCTACGGGAGCTGATAGATTTTATCATTCCGGTGCTGGAGGAGCATAAAGTAGAGCTGGAGTTAGCGGCGGATTAG
- a CDS encoding cystathionine gamma-synthase family protein, translating to MPYQKFKPESLMMSYGHKPGMARGAVKAPIYQTSTFAFETAEEGKDFFELAYGLREPANGEAPGMIYSRLDNPNLEILEKRLCLWDEAEACAVFASGMAAISTTVFEFLKPGDVLLYSSPLYGGTVHFITEALTRFGIQVVPFYYDQQPEAILRQLKANRQAHRVAMIYIETPANPTNTLIDIEAMSSLAKTLSTEERQVLTVVDNTYMGPLWQHPLHLGADLVLYSATKYIGGHSDVVAGAALGNKDLIARIKVLRTFFGSMASPYDAWLLTRSLETLKLRMEKQTRNAQRVARFLQQHPMVENVHYLGLLDETDGEQYRIYERQCSAPGAMLAFDIRGGEKEAFAFLNNLKLVKLAVSLGSTESLAEHPATMTHAGIPEDVMEEMGISEKLVRLSVGVENVRDLIADIEFALEKAAEMWEAEVVV from the coding sequence ATGCCCTATCAAAAATTCAAACCGGAGAGCCTGATGATGTCCTACGGCCACAAACCAGGCATGGCCCGGGGCGCTGTGAAAGCCCCGATTTATCAGACCTCTACCTTTGCCTTCGAAACGGCAGAAGAAGGCAAGGATTTCTTCGAACTGGCCTACGGCCTGCGCGAGCCGGCGAACGGAGAAGCGCCGGGCATGATCTACAGCCGCCTGGACAACCCCAACCTGGAGATTCTGGAGAAGCGCCTTTGCCTGTGGGACGAAGCTGAAGCCTGCGCCGTTTTCGCCAGTGGCATGGCGGCCATTTCCACCACTGTTTTCGAATTCCTGAAACCAGGCGATGTGCTGCTCTACAGCAGCCCGTTGTACGGTGGCACCGTGCACTTCATCACCGAGGCGCTCACCCGTTTTGGCATTCAGGTAGTTCCGTTTTACTACGATCAACAACCGGAGGCCATCCTTCGGCAGCTGAAGGCCAACCGGCAGGCTCACCGTGTGGCGATGATCTACATTGAGACGCCTGCTAACCCGACCAATACGCTGATCGATATTGAAGCCATGAGCAGCCTGGCAAAAACACTGTCCACCGAAGAACGGCAGGTACTCACCGTAGTAGACAATACCTACATGGGCCCCCTCTGGCAGCACCCGTTGCACCTGGGCGCCGACCTGGTGTTGTATTCCGCCACCAAATACATAGGCGGCCATAGCGACGTGGTTGCCGGCGCTGCCCTTGGCAACAAAGATCTGATCGCGCGCATCAAGGTTCTGCGTACCTTCTTCGGCAGCATGGCCAGCCCCTACGACGCCTGGTTGCTCACCCGCAGCCTGGAAACGCTTAAACTGCGCATGGAAAAACAAACGCGCAACGCCCAGCGGGTGGCGCGCTTTCTGCAGCAACACCCCATGGTGGAAAACGTCCATTACCTGGGTTTGCTCGACGAAACTGACGGCGAACAGTACCGGATTTACGAACGGCAGTGCAGCGCTCCCGGCGCCATGCTGGCCTTCGATATCCGGGGCGGCGAAAAGGAAGCCTTCGCTTTTCTCAATAACTTAAAGCTGGTGAAGCTGGCGGTCAGCCTGGGCAGCACGGAATCCTTAGCCGAACATCCGGCGACGATGACTCACGCCGGCATACCGGAAGATGTGATGGAGGAGATGGGCATTTCCGAAAAGCTGGTCCGCCTGTCGGTAGGCGTAGAAAATGTGCGGGATTTGATCGCGGATATCGAATTTGCGCTGGAAAAAGCGGCGGAAATGTGGGAGGCTGAGGTGGTGGTTTGA
- a CDS encoding Lrp/AsnC family transcriptional regulator has protein sequence MKPIDATDLRILHLLQENAKYTNKEVAARLGMSTTPVYERIRRLEEQGYIQGYAALLDKEMMGYHLVAYCNVQLKEHAQAFLQKFEGEVHHLNEVVECYHIAGMFDYLLKVVSTDMKAYQDFIVNKLAALDNIGNVQSSFVMTQVKWGVGVPVGG, from the coding sequence ATGAAGCCCATCGACGCCACCGACCTGCGCATTCTGCACCTGCTGCAGGAGAACGCCAAATACACCAACAAAGAAGTAGCCGCCCGACTGGGCATGAGCACTACCCCCGTTTACGAGCGCATCCGGCGGCTGGAAGAACAAGGCTATATCCAGGGTTACGCCGCCCTACTGGATAAGGAAATGATGGGCTACCACCTGGTGGCCTACTGCAATGTGCAACTCAAGGAGCACGCCCAGGCCTTCCTTCAAAAATTCGAAGGGGAAGTACATCACCTCAACGAGGTCGTGGAGTGCTATCACATCGCCGGCATGTTCGACTACCTGCTCAAAGTAGTCTCTACCGACATGAAGGCCTACCAGGATTTTATCGTCAACAAGCTGGCGGCGCTGGACAACATCGGCAACGTGCAGAGTTCCTTTGTGATGACGCAGGTGAAATGGGGGGTTGGGGTGCCGGTGGGAGGGTAG
- a CDS encoding glycoside hydrolase family 3 C-terminal domain-containing protein has protein sequence MDVYEDPGQPINARTDDLLQQMTLEEKAGMLFIDGVGIREDGELSEEPVVVNNGPRPSAASLLKNQKMTHFNIWGVPSLETLAKWHNNIQKLAEATRLGIPVTIASDPRHYFSKSIFSMEAQGFSQWPEQLGFAAIGDTALMRQFADIARQEYLAVGIREALHPSTDLATEPRWARIGGTFGEDAELSARLAKAYILGFQGGQLDSNGVACMAKHFPGGGPQKEGLDPHFSFHKGQAYPGNNFDYHLFPFQAAFEAGAAAIMPYYGVPTGLEFEEVGFSYNKAIITGLLREKYNFDGVVCTDWGLVTDAPMGPGVVWSARAWGVEELNTEERVLRIIEAGVDQFGGESIPEMVVQLAKDGRLSEERLNESVRRLLRVKFQLGLFDDPYADIDEMKQVIGKPEFVEAGQAAQRRALTLLKNEDDILPLEVGSLKLYIEKIGPETASRYGAVVETPEEADLAIIRLNAPWYPVETDNPFARGFHHGDLDFKGEEKERILNLLHTLPTIVDIYLDRPAVIPEINARAKAVVANFGASDAALLDVIFGKARPEGRLPFELPSSMEAVRNQKPDVPYDSQHPLYKFGHGLSYK, from the coding sequence ATGGACGTCTATGAAGACCCCGGTCAGCCCATAAACGCCAGGACAGACGACCTGCTGCAGCAGATGACGCTGGAAGAAAAAGCCGGCATGCTGTTCATCGACGGGGTCGGCATCCGGGAGGATGGAGAACTGAGCGAAGAGCCTGTGGTTGTAAACAACGGACCCAGGCCCAGCGCTGCCAGTCTCCTGAAAAACCAGAAAATGACACATTTCAATATCTGGGGGGTTCCCTCCCTGGAAACCCTGGCTAAATGGCACAACAACATCCAAAAACTGGCCGAAGCGACTCGCCTGGGCATTCCCGTCACCATTGCTTCCGACCCCCGGCACTACTTCAGCAAATCCATCTTCAGCATGGAAGCGCAGGGCTTCTCCCAATGGCCTGAGCAACTCGGCTTTGCCGCCATCGGCGATACCGCCCTCATGCGGCAGTTTGCCGACATCGCCCGGCAGGAGTATCTGGCAGTGGGCATCCGGGAGGCGCTGCACCCTTCCACCGACCTGGCCACTGAACCCCGCTGGGCGCGCATCGGCGGCACCTTCGGGGAGGATGCGGAACTGTCTGCCCGCCTGGCCAAAGCCTACATCCTAGGCTTCCAGGGCGGTCAACTCGACTCCAACGGCGTAGCCTGCATGGCGAAGCATTTCCCCGGCGGCGGTCCGCAAAAAGAAGGGCTCGACCCCCACTTTTCTTTCCATAAAGGGCAGGCTTATCCGGGAAATAATTTCGACTACCACCTCTTCCCCTTCCAGGCGGCGTTTGAAGCCGGAGCGGCAGCCATCATGCCCTACTATGGCGTGCCCACCGGACTGGAGTTCGAGGAGGTAGGTTTTTCCTACAACAAGGCCATCATCACCGGGCTGCTGCGCGAAAAATACAACTTCGACGGGGTGGTTTGCACCGACTGGGGCCTGGTAACCGACGCGCCTATGGGCCCTGGCGTGGTTTGGAGCGCACGAGCCTGGGGAGTGGAAGAACTGAATACCGAAGAGCGGGTGCTCCGAATCATAGAGGCTGGAGTAGACCAGTTTGGCGGAGAGTCCATCCCGGAAATGGTAGTGCAACTGGCAAAGGACGGACGGCTCAGCGAGGAAAGGCTCAACGAATCGGTACGGCGCCTGCTGCGGGTAAAATTCCAGCTGGGCTTGTTCGACGATCCTTACGCCGACATTGATGAGATGAAACAAGTGATTGGAAAACCGGAATTTGTAGAGGCAGGCCAGGCCGCCCAGCGTCGCGCCCTGACATTGTTAAAAAATGAAGATGACATCCTGCCGCTGGAAGTAGGTTCTCTCAAACTTTACATAGAAAAAATTGGTCCCGAAACGGCTTCCCGCTATGGCGCTGTGGTGGAAACTCCTGAAGAGGCCGACCTGGCTATCATCCGCCTCAACGCACCCTGGTACCCGGTGGAAACCGACAACCCTTTTGCCCGGGGCTTCCATCACGGCGACCTGGATTTTAAAGGGGAAGAAAAAGAAAGAATCCTGAACCTGCTCCATACCCTGCCCACCATCGTCGATATCTACCTGGACCGCCCTGCCGTCATTCCGGAGATCAACGCCCGGGCAAAAGCGGTGGTGGCCAACTTTGGCGCCAGCGACGCCGCATTGCTGGATGTCATCTTCGGAAAGGCGAGACCGGAAGGAAGGCTGCCTTTTGAACTGCCCTCTTCCATGGAAGCCGTGCGGAACCAAAAGCCGGATGTGCCCTACGATTCACAGCATCCATTGTATAAATTCGGCCATGGGTTAAGCTACAAATAG
- a CDS encoding GxxExxY protein produces MKDLNEMSGIIIGKAITVHRILGPGMLESAYEECLSYELREAGFKVERQKPLPIVYKEIELEYGYRVDLLVNSQIVIELKAIERLTDVHTAQVLTYLKFGNFPLGLLMNFNVKMLKQGLKRFIM; encoded by the coding sequence ATGAAAGACCTCAACGAAATGTCCGGGATCATTATCGGCAAGGCCATCACCGTGCACAGAATCCTGGGCCCCGGCATGCTGGAATCCGCCTACGAGGAATGCCTTTCCTATGAACTACGAGAAGCTGGCTTCAAAGTAGAACGGCAGAAGCCTCTTCCCATCGTTTACAAAGAGATCGAACTAGAATATGGCTACCGCGTCGACCTGCTGGTGAACAGCCAGATAGTGATCGAGCTCAAGGCCATTGAAAGGTTGACCGATGTGCACACCGCCCAGGTGTTAACCTACCTCAAATTCGGCAACTTCCCCCTTGGCCTCTTGATGAACTTCAACGTGAAAATGCTCAAGCAGGGCCTGAAACGGTTTATCATGTAG